In Peromyscus leucopus breed LL Stock chromosome 16_21, UCI_PerLeu_2.1, whole genome shotgun sequence, a single genomic region encodes these proteins:
- the Tdrd6 gene encoding tudor domain-containing protein 6 isoform X3: MSSTPGLPTPGASLALRVSFVDVHPEVIPVQLWGLVGQRREEYVRLSREIQEAAATRGPWALGGASASPGELCLVQVGLMWHRCRVVSRQAQDSRVFLLDEGRTITAGAGSLAPGRSEFFHLPSEVLGCVLAGLVPAGGGGTGGGEPQHWSPSAVDFLSNLQGKEVHGRVLDVLLLHRLVLLEVPMVSQQMEELGLARQVPDSLFCSLLKRYLTATGLGCSGAPVLPRAAPKQEHPGLDYFYPHLQLGVTEPVVVTQVCHPHRIHCQLRSLSQEIHRLSESMAQVYQTSTEIEDDSATWEEREESPDKPGSPCASCGLDGQWYRALLLETFRPQRCAQVLHVDYGRKELVSCSSLRYLLPEYFRMPVVTYPCALYGLWDCGRGWSRSQVGDLKALILGQALNAKIEFYCSFEHMYYVTLYGEDGINLNSVFGVQSCCLADRFLQSQGIEEEEEDDADMELTFQSQSPAEEMEEEVSLPTLRSIRLKMNAFYDAQVEFVKSPSEFWIRLRKHKNTFSKLLKRMCGFYSSASKLDGVVLKPEPEDVCCVKWKENGYYRAMVTRLDGKSVDVFLVDRGSSENVDWGDVRMLLPQFRQLPILALKCSLADIWPLGKAWSQEAISFFKKTVLHKELVVHILDKQDHQYVIEILDESRTGEENISKVIAQAGYAKYQEFETKESVRLSAHSPGHVSSHSIADTSKISSTKKVEGEQKDDKTVSLPEALADTGSLLNVPSGQAGQDKEKGAADSSLPRLNFLERKPDCSGKGGLEVGSTIEVKVSHIESPGSFWCQLTGDAQEFRTLMRDIEDYCKREPAPYEGDTRACLAKRPASRRWSRALISGAQSLEHIRVVFVDYGDQDVVSMKNILSVSDAFLKVRVQAFRCSLYNLIQPTGDNPFVWDDKAVQAFSGFIDNAWQNNLELKCTIFALASRHDEEWFSVVDLLTPFQSACHFLVEKRLARPVKLQKPLEPSVELHSYYYSTHDLKIGSEELVYVTHVEDPWTFYCQLARNTNTLEQLSYNIMQLIKALLNLKASTLIPGTLCLAKYTDGNWYRGIIIEKEPYKVFFVDFGNTYIASDHLLPIPRDAYDVLLLPMQAVKCSLSDIPHHMPEEVPAWFQETVLDKSLKALVVAKDPDGRLIIELYDEGIQINASINEKLGLLGYKSSARKKDKEKEIILCMTETLEDKNENVKFSCTEYLSSLGESKSHSEEMMGESCRPKISPARKELKYLQGSRKANRGTHQDSVGNKNDGGFPSAREKKEDLFANSPVSASKLDPTLPDRRMGEPGSKDVPPPKFCEFPQKTIAPGFKTSIYVSHINDLSDFYIQLIEDEAEINHLSERLNDVRTRPQCHTGPPWQSGDVICAIFPEDNLWYRAAVLEQQPNDLLSVQFIDYGNMSVVHTSRTGKLGPAEAMLPALCLHCSLRGFGVPDVVSCKEMVGYFSQRTDEARIRCEFVKFQGIWEVILSDEHGVIAEELISRFPFSEKSQMGLTTHITKGDCSKSTHKPNIDTSVFLNWYNPKMKLIRAYATVIDGPQYFWCQFANSEKLQYLETEFHSVAKQLAEPGSCMQCPQIGDLCIMKYRKDGHYYRALIIKISEDHLVSVRLVDFGNVEDGVDPKALRSIPPELLSVPMQAFPCCLSGFPVSGGACPQEGKDYFYKIVTEGVLEITVLDIRRDFCDIPLAVVELRSKGESLSEKMRKYAKMGAPKSDLHYEKQGPERKGGLGPASPDPGLKKPSHKMAQEKPLYVEARAGELSERLEKDLNIVTKPSKLYEPSTRNIFEALENSRKGKMGPERLEGTMDYHIVDRAKFEDNYPIAGLNPIMSHASEPKELLELNSLEIPLSPDDDDECKEFLELESIELQHSPVGEEEKEELGLGPPLAPLSPGSEARALEPFMVELPLDCEAEKPLDLELPTPQLSLEDSLSPLSATDSPNSPEAGGAEEDEEDEEEEEGRKPSCKGSSDDGHSMSPLLHHGKSGDSPTRDDTNLSEEEFPRFENRDDAASLAPLFSEEEARDGRKCESAVPAVQLQNTYTLKGFSVGSKCVVWSSLRNTWSKCEILEVTEEGTRVLNLSNGVEETVSPENVWNGIPKAGFQTVGKDLPFVSSDDTTLKEEECGGDADSTLHV, from the exons ATGAGTTCGACTCCGGGGCTGCCCACTCCGGGGGCCTCCCTGGCCCTGCGGGTGTCCTTCGTGGACGTGCATCCCGAGGTGATCCCGGTGCAGCTGTGGGGACTGGTGGGCCAGCGGCGGGAAGAGTACGTGCGGCTGAGCCGGGAGATCCAGGAGGCCGCAGCCACGCGCGGCCCGTGGGCCCTGGGTGGGGCCTCGGCCTCGCCGGGAGAGCTGTGCCTGGTGCAGGTGGGGCTCATGTGGCACCGCTGCCGCGTGGTCAGCCGCCAGGCGCAGGACAGCCGCgtcttcctgctggatgagggccgCACCATCACGGCGGGCGCGGGCTCCCTGGCCCCGGGGCGCAGCGAGTTCTTCCACCTGCCCTCTGAGGTGCTGGGCTGTGTGCTGGCCGGCCTGGTGCCCGCGGGCGGCGGTGGCACCGGCGGCGGCGAACCCCAGCACTGGTCCCCTAGCGCTGTGGACTTCCTTAGCAACCTGCAGGGTAAGGAGGTGCACGGACGGGTCCTGGACGTGCTGCTCCTCCATCGCCTGGTGCTGCTGGAGGTGCCCATGGTGTCTCAGCAGATGGAGGAACTGGGCCTGGCCAGGCAGGTGCCCGACAGTCTCTTCTGTTCCCTGCTCAAACGTTACCTGACTGCGACTGGGCTGGGCTGCTCCGGAGCTCCGGTTCTCCCGCGAGCCGCCCCCAAACAAGAGCATCCTGGCTTGGATTACTTCTATCCCCATTTGCAGCTGGGAGTGACGGAGCCTGTGGTCGTAACCCAAGTGTGCCATCCCCACCGCATTCACTGCCAGCTGCGGAGCCTCTCGCAGGAGATCCACCGCCTCTCTGAGAGCATGGCCCAGGTCTATCAGACGTCCACGGAGATAGAGGATGATAGTGCcacctgggaggagagggaggagagcccAGACAAGCCGGGGTCCCCCTGTGCCTCCTGTGGCTTAGATGGACAGTGGTACCGGGCTCTCTTGCTTGAGACTTTCAGGCCTCAGCGCTGTGCCCAGGTGCTTCACGTCGATTACGGAAGAAAAGAGTTAGTGAGCTGCAGCAGCCTTCGCTACTTGCTGCCTGAGTATTTTCGAATGCCCGTGGTGACCTACCCTTGTGCTCTGTATGGACTCTGGGACTGTGGGAGAGGCTGGTCTCGGTCACAAGTAGGCGATTTGAAAGCTCTGATCCTGGGCCAAGCGTTGAATGCAAAGATTGAATTTTACTGTTCTTTTGAGCACATGTATTATGTGACCCTGTATGGGGAAGATGGAATTAATCTCAACAGCGTGTTCGGAGTACAGTCCTGTTGCTTGGCTGACCGATTTCTTCAGAGCCAGGgcatagaggaggaagaggaggacgaCGCCGACATGGAACTGACATTTCAGTCTCAGTCCCCggctgaggagatggaggaggaagtttCCCTCCCAACCTTAAGATCCATCAGGTTGAAGATGAACGCCTTCTATGATGCCCAGGTGGAGTTTGTTAAGAGCCCTTCTGAGTTCTGGATTCGCCTCAGGAAGCACAAGAACACCTTCAGCAAGCTGCTGAAGAGAATGTGCGGCTTCTACTCTTCTGCTAGTAAGCTGGACGGTGTTGTTCTGAAACCTGAACCCGAGGACGTCTGCTGTGTCAAATGGAAAGAGAATGGCTACTACCGGGCCATGGTCACCCGCTTAGACGGCAAGAGCGTGGATGTGTTCCTGGTAGATCGGGGCAGTTCCGAGAACGTGGACTGGGGTGATGTCAGGATGTTGCTGCCTCAGTTTAGGCAGCTACCGATATTGGCTCTGAAGTGCTCTCTGGCTGACATCTGGCCTTTGGGGAAAGCTTGGAGCCAGGaagcaatttcattttttaaaaagacagtgcTCCACAAAGAATTAGTGGTCCACATTCTTGATAAGCAGGATCATCAATACGTCATAGAGATTCTTGATGAGTCCAGAACAGGGGAGGAAAACATCAGCAAAGTCATCGCTCAAGCTGGATATGCCAAGTACCAGGAATTTGAAACAAAAGAAAGCGTGAGACTCAGTGCCCACTCCCCGGGGCATGTGTCAAGTCATTCTATTGCAGACACTAGCAAAATATCTTCTACcaagaaggtggaaggagaacagAAAGACGATAAAACTGTATCCCTCCCAGAAGCTTTGGCCGACACAGGAAGCCTTTTGAATGTTCCCTCCGGACAGGCTGGACAGGACAAAGAGAAGGGAGCAGCTGATTCTTCTCTCCCTAGGCTGAATTTCCTGGAAAGGAAGCCAGACTGCAGCGGTAAAGGAGGGCTGGAAGTGGGCAGTACGATCGAAGTCAAGGTGTCTCACATCGAAAGCCCTGGCTCCTTCTGGTGCCAGCTGACGGGGGACGCACAGGAATTCAGAACTCTGATGCGCGATATTGAAGACTACTGCAAACGTGAGCCGGCTCCCTACGAAGGGGACACACGCGCCTGTCTGGCCAAGCGACCAGCGAGCAGAAGGTGGTCCAGGGCCCTGATTAGCGGCGCCCAGTCCTTGGAGCACATCAGAGTGGTATTTGTAGACTATGGAGACCAGGACGTGGTATCTATGAAGAACATACTCTCGGTTAGTGACGCGTTTCTCAAGGTTAGAGTGCAGGCGTTCCGGTGCAGTCTGTATAATTTAATTCAGCCCACGGGTGACAATCCCTTTGTTTGGGATGACAAGGCGGTACAGGCCTTTAGCGGGTTTATAGATAACGCCTGGCAGAATAACTTAGAATTAAAATGCACCATCTTTGCGTTGGCATCCAGGCATGACGAAGAGTGGTTCAGTGTTGTGGACTTGCTAACGCCCTTTCAGAGTGCCTGCCATTTTTTGGTAGAGAAGAGACTGGCGAGGCCTGTAAAGCTCCAGAAGCCTTTGGAACCCTCTGTTGAGCTACATTCTTACTACTATTCTACACATGACCTAAAAATCGGAAGTGAAGAGTTGGTGTACGTAACACATGTGGAGGACCCTTGGACATTTTATTGCCAGCTAGCAAGAAATACCAATACTTTAGAACAATTGTCATACAACATTATGCAGCTAATTAAAGCCTTGCTGAACTTAAAAGCATCCACCTTGATCCCTGGGACGCTGTGCCTTGCCAAATATACTGATGGAAACTGGTATAGgggaataataatagaaaaagagcCGTATAAAGTCTTCTTTGTTGACTTTGGGAACACTTACATAGCAAGTGATCATCTGCTCCCGATCCCTCGAGACGCCTACGATGTTTTACTTTTACCCATGCAAGCTGTTAAATGTTCATTATCTGACATTCCTCATCATATGCCAGAAGAAGTTCCAGCATGGTTTCAGGAGACTGTGTTAGATAAGTCATTGAAGGCTTTAGTCGTAGCAAAAGACCCAGATGGGAGACTGATTATAGAGCTCTATGATGAAGGTATCCAAATTAATGCTAGTATTAATGAGAAGCTAGGGCTCCTTGGTTACAAAAGCAGtgcaagaaaaaaagacaaggagaaggaAATAATCCTCTGCATGACCGAAACCCTTGAAGATAAGAATGAGAACGTGAAGTTTTCATGTACAGAGTATTTGAGTAGTTTGGGAGAGAGCAAATCACACAGTGAAGAGATGATGGGGGAATCGTGCAGACCCAAGATCAGCCCAGCACGTAAGGAGCTCAAATATTTACAGGGCTCGAGGAAGGCTAACCGAGGCACACATCAGGACTCTGTGGGAAACAAGAATGATGGAGGGTTTCCatcagcaagagaaaaaaaagaagatctgTTTGCCAACTCACCTGTGAGTGCCTCCAAACTCGACCCCACCCTTCCTGACAGAAGAATGGGGGAACCTGGCAGCAAAGATGTGCCTCCTCCCAAGTTCTGTGAATTCCCACAAAAGACAATAGCCCCTGGCTTTAAGACCTCCATCTATGTCTCGCATATTAATGACCTTTCCGATTTTTACATCCAGCTGATAGAAGATGAAGCTGAGATCAATCATCTTTCAGAGAGATTAAATGATGTCAGAACAAGACCCCAGTGCCACACAGGTCCACCTTGGCAAAGTGGCGATGTGATCTGTGCCATTTTCCCGGAAGATAACTTATGGTACCGAGCAGCGGTCCTGGAACAACAGCCCAATGACCTTCTCTCGGTGCAGTTTATAGATTATGGCAACATGTCTGTGGTCCACACCAGCAGAACAGGTAAGCTTGGCCCTGCCGAGGCTATGTTACCAGCACTGTGCCTCCATTGCTCCTTAAGGGGGTTTGGGGTACCTGATGTAGTAAGCTGTAAGGAAATGGTGGGCTACTTTTCCCAAAGGACGGATGAGGCTCGGATAAGATGTGAATTTGTTAAATTCCAAGGCATCTGGGAAGTGATTCTCTCGGATGAGCATGGAGTCATCGCTGAAGAGCTGATTAGCAGGTTTCCATTCAGTGAAAAGTCCCAAATGGGGCTTACCACCCACATCACCAAAGGGGACTGTTCAAAGTCTACCCACAAACCCAACATTGACACTTCCGTGTTTCTGAACTGGTACAATCCCAAAATGAAGTTGATAAGAGCCTATGCCACCGTGATAGACGGACCTCAATACTTTTGGTGTCAGTTTGCCAATTCTGAGAAGCTGCAGTATTTGGAAACTGAGTTTCACAGTGTGGCAAAGCAGCTCGCAGAACCCGGAAGCTGTATGCAGTGTCCCCAAATCGGAGATCTGTGTATCATGAAGTACCGAAAAGATGGACATTATTACAGAGCCCTCATCATCAAGATAAGTGAAGATCACCTCGTGTCGGTCCGGCTTGTGGACTTCGGGAACGTGGAGGACGGTGTGGACCCCAAAGCGCTTCGGAGCATCCCACCCGAACTCCTGTCGGTCCCCATGCAAGCGTTCCCATGCTGCCTTTCTGGGTTCCCTGTCTCTGGCGGCGCGTGCCCCCAAGAGGGAAAGGATTACTTTTATAAGATAGTTACAGAAGGCGTATTGGAAATAACAGTATTGGACATCAGAAGGGACTTTTGTGACATTCCCTTAGCAGTTGTGGAGCTGAGAAGCAAAGGCGAGAGCCTCAGTGAGAAGATGAGGAAATATGCTAAGATGGGTGCTCCCAAGAGTGACCTGCACTATGAGAAGCAGGGCCCGGAGAGGAAGGGAGGCCTCGGGCCCGCCAGTCCCGACCCGGGCCTCAAGAAACCAAGTCATAAAATGGCACAAGAGAAGCCCTTGTATGTGGAAGCCCGGGCAGGCGAGCTCTCGGAGAGACTTGAAAAGGATTTAAACATTGTAACCAAGCCAAGCAAACTCTACGAACCTAGCACCCGGAACATTTTTGAAGCTCTGGAGAACTCCCGCAAAGGTAAAATGGGTCCCGAGAGGCTGGAAGGTACCATGGATTACCATATTGTGGACAGAGCCAAGTTTGAGGATAACTACCCCATTGCAGGGCTTAACCCAATAATGTCCCACGCTAGTGAGCCGAAAGAGTTACTGGAACTGAATTCACTAGAGATTCCACTCTCCCCCGATGACGATGACGAATGCAAAGAATTCTTGGAACTGGAATCCATTGAGTTGCAGCACTCCCCtgttggggaggaagagaaagaggagctgGGACTGGGGCCTCCCCTGGCTCCCCTGTCCCCGGGCAGTGAGGCCCGGGCCCTGGAGCCCTTTATGGTGGAGCTTCCCCTGGACTGCGAGGCCGAGAAGCCGCTGGACCTCGAACTCCCCACGCCCCAGCTGTCTCTGGAGGACAGTCTGAGTCCTTTGTCGGCCACCGACAGTCCCAACAGTCCCGAGGCCGGGGGTGccgaggaggatgaggaggacgaggaggaggaggaggggagaaagccGAGCTGCAAGGGCTCCTCTGATGATGGCCACAGCATGTCGCCGCTCCTCCACCACGGGAAGAGCGGAGATTCCCCCACGCGTGATGACACGAACCTATCTGAAGAGGAGTTTCCACGCTTTGAGAACAGAGATGACGCTGCCTCGTTGGCACCTTTGTTCTCtgaggaggaagccagagacGGAAGGAAGTGTGAGAGCGCTGTACCAG CAGTCCAGCTCCAGAACACCTACACTCTGAAAGGCTTCTCTGTTGGATCGAAATGTGTTGTGTGGTCAAGCCTAAGGAACACGTGGTCTAAGTGTGAGATTCTGGAAGTAACCGAAGAAGGAACAAGG gTTTTGAACCTTTCAAATGGTGTAGAGGAGACAGTAAGCCCCGAGAATGTCTGGAATGGTATCCCCAAG GCTGGGTTCCAAACCGTGGGAAAGGACCTTCCCTTCGTGTCATCGGATGACACCACTCTCAAAG AGGAGGAATGTGGAGGTGACGCCGATTCGACTCTGCACGTATAG